A section of the Pseudomonadota bacterium genome encodes:
- the recO gene encoding DNA repair protein RecO, translated as MPDTTTAAFVLRAVDLRESDRLLTLLTRELGKVSAVARGARSSRKRFGGALEPFALVEVVLGHARGREGLHSLSEATLIEAHPGLAEDLERLGAAALVIELAREVIPENEPDPRLFGVVAEALGLLSRASSGATRPLAISAALRVLACAGLGLSASRCNACGRKVPPGRKAHFDPRRGGIVCTACGGGPILLTADAVGALAELERAELAAAADASIPDPALLEIEAALGSFLEHHLVRPLRSDQFRRQVGPVGG; from the coding sequence ATGCCCGACACGACCACCGCGGCGTTCGTCCTGCGCGCCGTGGATCTGCGCGAATCGGATCGCCTGCTGACCCTCCTGACGCGGGAGCTCGGAAAGGTCTCCGCCGTGGCGCGGGGCGCGCGGTCGAGCCGCAAGCGGTTCGGCGGGGCGCTCGAGCCGTTCGCGCTCGTCGAGGTCGTGCTCGGGCACGCCCGCGGCCGGGAGGGGCTTCACTCCCTGAGCGAGGCGACGCTGATCGAGGCGCACCCGGGCCTCGCCGAGGATCTCGAGCGGCTCGGCGCCGCGGCGCTGGTCATCGAGCTCGCGCGGGAGGTGATCCCCGAGAACGAGCCGGACCCGCGCCTGTTCGGCGTCGTCGCGGAGGCGCTCGGCCTCCTGTCGCGCGCTTCGAGCGGTGCCACCCGACCGCTCGCGATCTCCGCGGCGCTGCGGGTGCTCGCCTGCGCCGGCCTCGGCCTGAGCGCCAGCCGGTGCAACGCGTGCGGCCGCAAGGTCCCGCCGGGCAGGAAGGCCCACTTCGATCCCCGTCGCGGCGGCATCGTCTGCACCGCGTGCGGCGGCGGGCCGATCCTCCTCACCGCGGACGCCGTCGGGGCGCTCGCCGAGCTCGAGAGAGCAGAGCTCGCGGCGGCGGCGGACGCGTCGATCCCGGACCCCGCGCTCCTCGAGATCGAGGCCGCGCTCGGATCCTTCCTGGAGCACCACCTCGTGCGACCGCTGCGCTCGGATCAGTTCAGGAGGCAGGTCGGGCCGGTCGGCGGCTAG
- a CDS encoding FHA domain-containing protein, producing MAIRLDIVDPGDPGAAHSRSFVQDRVIIGRARSCDVCLPDMAVSTRHAEIRLDGNDYKAVDLGSLNGTFIAGQRLVPHRARRLSNEDMIDVAGFEIRFRLGVAPGPPAGRDEAAIQARAILAGLLARSGERPPPSLLVIGGPGPASRYPLPEPPAALRIGRANDADICVDDRDVSRYHAEVVRTATGIAVRDIESRNGLIVGGERVAEAEIAPGVPFTVGGTTFALEHPADVALAAIQSAPEEETSSFAPPRRTAAGHDAKDAQVSAKTPEASAEAPEASAKEPLPIGPEDPLSYPGQPGYQRTTREIPRPDPPPGRGDLGLIVVGAILLVAAVVALALLLT from the coding sequence ATGGCGATCCGCCTCGACATCGTCGATCCCGGCGACCCGGGCGCCGCGCACTCCCGGAGCTTCGTCCAGGACCGGGTGATCATCGGCCGCGCGCGGAGCTGCGACGTGTGCCTTCCCGACATGGCGGTCTCGACGCGCCACGCCGAGATCCGGCTCGACGGGAACGACTACAAGGCGGTCGACCTCGGCAGCCTGAACGGGACTTTCATCGCCGGACAGCGGCTCGTCCCGCACCGGGCGCGCCGCCTCTCCAACGAGGACATGATCGACGTCGCGGGGTTCGAGATCCGTTTCCGTCTCGGCGTGGCGCCCGGGCCGCCCGCGGGGCGGGACGAGGCCGCGATCCAAGCGCGCGCGATTCTCGCCGGCCTCCTCGCGCGATCCGGCGAGAGGCCCCCGCCCTCGCTTCTCGTGATCGGCGGGCCGGGCCCCGCGAGCCGGTACCCGCTGCCCGAGCCGCCCGCGGCGCTGCGCATCGGCCGCGCCAACGATGCCGACATCTGCGTCGACGATCGCGACGTGTCGCGGTACCACGCCGAGGTCGTCCGGACCGCGACCGGGATCGCCGTGCGCGACATCGAGAGCCGCAACGGCTTAATCGTCGGCGGCGAGCGGGTCGCCGAGGCGGAGATCGCACCCGGCGTCCCGTTCACCGTGGGCGGCACGACGTTCGCCCTCGAGCACCCGGCGGACGTGGCGCTCGCCGCGATCCAGAGCGCCCCGGAGGAGGAGACCTCGTCCTTCGCGCCGCCGCGCCGAACCGCAGCCGGACACGACGCGAAGGACGCCCAGGTCTCGGCAAAGACGCCCGAAGCCTCGGCGGAGGCGCCCGAAGCCTCGGCAAAGGAGCCGCTGCCGATCGGCCCCGAGGATCCGCTCTCGTATCCGGGCCAGCCAGGATACCAGCGGACGACGCGCGAGATCCCGCGACCGGATCCGCCGCCGGGGCGAGGGGATCTCGGGCTGATCGTCGTCGGCGCGATCCTGCTCGTCGCCGCGGTCGTCGCGCTCGCGCTCCTGTTGACGTGA
- a CDS encoding tetratricopeptide repeat protein: MQTARPIATILAAAALLAACGAKISDEDLRQSDRFYQAAYISWFEEHDNLAAIRHLTRAIEANPENDDAQYLLGTIRLGRGELDEAEVHLRTAVRLRGVDMPTARVEALNSLGVLLLQKKKPEEAVVCLEEAAGEVLNREPWLALGNLGWAYIELGEYDKAIETLRRALFDQPLFCVGMYRLGQAYYLKGDYTNAVANLATAIGITQAGCDKLQEAHHLLGLANLRLDRLEEARVALSACEEIDPASETGAACAEARRGL, from the coding sequence ATGCAGACCGCTCGTCCGATCGCCACGATCCTCGCCGCAGCGGCTCTGCTCGCGGCGTGCGGCGCGAAGATATCCGACGAGGATCTCCGGCAATCGGATCGCTTCTACCAGGCCGCGTACATCTCCTGGTTCGAGGAGCACGACAACCTCGCCGCGATCCGGCACCTGACGCGCGCCATCGAGGCGAACCCGGAGAACGACGACGCGCAGTACCTGCTCGGGACGATCCGCCTCGGCAGAGGCGAGCTCGACGAGGCCGAGGTCCACCTGCGCACCGCGGTCCGCCTCCGCGGCGTGGACATGCCGACGGCCCGTGTCGAGGCGCTGAACAGCCTCGGCGTCCTCCTGCTGCAGAAGAAGAAGCCGGAAGAGGCGGTCGTCTGCCTCGAGGAGGCGGCGGGCGAGGTGCTGAACCGGGAGCCGTGGCTCGCGCTCGGGAACCTGGGCTGGGCGTACATCGAGCTCGGCGAGTACGACAAGGCGATCGAGACGCTGCGCCGCGCGCTGTTCGACCAGCCGCTCTTCTGCGTCGGGATGTATCGGCTGGGACAGGCGTACTACCTCAAGGGCGACTACACGAACGCCGTGGCCAACCTCGCGACCGCCATCGGGATCACGCAGGCCGGCTGCGACAAGTTGCAGGAGGCGCACCATCTCCTCGGCCTGGCGAACCTTCGGCTCGACCGGCTCGAGGAGGCGCGCGTTGCGCTCTCGGCGTGCGAGGAGATCGATCCCGCGTCGGAGACCGGCGCCGCGTGCGCCGAGGCCCGGCGAGGGCTGTAG
- a CDS encoding Crp/Fnr family transcriptional regulator, which produces MDARSKNTERLFERFGRSYAGGDVVFGEDDPAAEVFMILEGRIRLLKRVRAVERDIVILKAGDIFGEAALVRGQLRSASAVALGQCRVLAFTTDDFEALLNEQPEVALKLLGQLIRRLQAAEERIENMMLRDSQSKIVNTLIRLAQSASPGQTHVFLGVSPIELSSRIGIDVDTVKRGILQLKENRFLGIAGEQLEIYDVDALRKLYRLMGMKENLKKE; this is translated from the coding sequence ATGGACGCGCGATCCAAGAACACGGAGCGGCTGTTCGAGCGGTTCGGCAGGAGCTATGCGGGCGGCGACGTCGTCTTCGGCGAGGACGACCCGGCGGCCGAGGTGTTCATGATCCTCGAGGGCCGCATCCGGCTGCTCAAGCGGGTGCGCGCGGTCGAGCGCGACATCGTCATCCTCAAGGCCGGCGACATCTTCGGCGAGGCGGCGCTCGTGCGCGGCCAGCTCCGATCCGCGTCCGCCGTGGCGCTCGGGCAATGCCGCGTGCTCGCGTTCACGACCGACGACTTCGAGGCGCTGCTCAACGAGCAGCCCGAGGTGGCGCTGAAGCTCCTGGGTCAGCTCATCCGGCGGCTCCAGGCGGCCGAGGAGCGGATCGAGAACATGATGCTGCGCGACAGCCAGAGCAAGATCGTGAACACGCTGATCCGCCTCGCCCAGAGCGCGTCGCCCGGCCAGACCCACGTGTTCCTCGGGGTGTCCCCCATCGAGCTGTCGTCGCGCATCGGGATCGACGTCGACACCGTGAAGCGCGGCATCCTCCAGCTCAAGGAGAATAGGTTCCTCGGCATCGCCGGGGAGCAGCTCGAGATCTACGATGTCGACGCGCTGCGCAAGCTGTACCGGCTCATGGGGATGAAGGAAAACCTCAAGAAAGAGTGA